One part of the Diadema setosum chromosome 22, eeDiaSeto1, whole genome shotgun sequence genome encodes these proteins:
- the LOC140245601 gene encoding galanin receptor 2a-like: MATFTMEEVHTESYEYEIIDSDNHNSTEMVVQWSWGRMEWSWNAIFQLMSTILGVCGNLLVIIVILRRHSGIRSTDILVGNLAIADLLTSLFWVPHPPAEVVPDTWAGIAYCKVWHGYYPMWTSVTASIYTLVAISFDRLYAVLYPMRFYRSVRRKRVVTVVIVLWIGSAIFSSSTLYTITVDGETMKCVFSSSPHAQVVLGIVTFTIRLAFPTTILFTTQIAIARSLRRAALIAPKETLREKAATSFHSVARRRIINLMLIVVVVYVTCWGPNQLAFVAFNLGIIPATYLYSRVHWVFITLALCNSWVNPFIYTLRHQRFRKALQELFTGRSTNTPIFGDLASPEI; the protein is encoded by the coding sequence ATGGCCACTTTCACTATGGAAGAAGTGCACACCGAGTCATATGAGTATGAAATCATCGACAGTGATAATCATAATTCCACCGAAATGGTGGTACAGTGGTCATGGGGTCGTATGGAATGGTCATGGAATGCCATATTTCAGCTGATGTCGACCATTCTTGGAGTCTGCGGTAATCTTTTAGTGATCATCGTTATATTGCGGCGTCACTCAGGGATTCGATCGACGGACATTCTCGTCGGAAACTTGGCGATTGCAGATTTATTGACGTCGCTGTTCTGGGTTCCCCACCCGCCGGCGGAAGTCGTTCCCGACACGTGGGCAGGGATCGCCTATTGCAAGGTCTGGCACGGATACTACCCCATGTGGACATCGGTGACGGCGTCGATCTACACCCTGGTGGCTATTTCATTCGATCGTTTATACGCAGTTCTGTATCCAATGCGCTTCTATCGCTCTGTCAGACGGAAGCGTGTCGTAACGGTCGTCATTGTCCTCTGGATCGGCTCGGCTATATTTTCGTCGTCGACGCTGTACACAATCACCGTGGACGGAGAGACCATGAAGTGTGTCTTCTCCTCGTCGCCACATGCACAAGTCGTGTTGGGAATCGTAACATTCACGATTCGACTCGCCTTTCCGACGACCATTTTGTTCACCACCCAAATCGCCATCGCTCGATCCCTCCGCCGGGCCGCACTGATTGCACCGAAGGAAACATTACGCGAGAAGGCAGCGACTTCATTTCACAGCGTTGCCCGTCGTCGAATCATCAATCTCATGCTCATCGTAGTCGTCGTGTACGTCACATGCTGGGGACCAAACCAGCTTGCCTTCGTCGCCTTTAACCTCGGCATCATCCCAGCCACCTATCTCTACAGCCGAGTCCACTGGGTTTTCATCACTCTGGCCCTGTGCAATTCGTGGGTTAACCCGTTCATTTACACACTCCGGCACCAGCGATTCCGCAAAGCACTGCAAGAGCTCTTCACTGGAAGAAGTACGAATACGCCCATATTTGGAGATTTGGCCTCTCCTGAAATTTGA